From Pseudochaenichthys georgianus chromosome 11, fPseGeo1.2, whole genome shotgun sequence, a single genomic window includes:
- the LOC139434807 gene encoding IgGFc-binding protein-like translates to MGSLYCTFDGHDYTFTGNCTYTFAKNSHVDETLPAFEVATKNLNEGSVQVPSVETVTVNVYGINIEIVRNEYGIVRVNYHKWLLPVNLNNGQVKLSLKGLYVVMETDFGLIVQYDWDQYLVVTLPGSFSGSVCGLCGNFNNKKEDDLTTPSGSEASSMSELGQSWMVPGCLPDIDSNLLKSNCMLDLCRGETVNTYLCTTLQGFADVCQRAGAKVGSSWRTSTQCPTPKCPENSNYEFCGNGCPATCADLNPPTKCNFTCVETCVCKEGFVLSGTKCVPKDQCGCAYEGLYVEAGASFWGDETCTKRITCSTGGSLSSSETSCPAGQQCRVVEGIRGCNPVNEATCMVSGDPHFVTFDGERFNFQGTCSYEMAGVSSNQTDMEHFSVILQNNGQDKKIGSVVKLVEVQVNGNTIIISKDDPGAVVVNGLRSNLPMTLNSNKLHLYMSGWFAVIEMDSGVKVYYDWNSVAFVTVPSTYMGAMQGLCGNYNLNPKDDMQMKDGKQATSSEELGQSWKVATIPGCVDGCSGPCPGCNSTQKDTYNSNSYCGLISDPAGPFRDCQAKVDPAGFLNDCVYDVCLYQGGQNMQCKTLTAYTAACQLQGATVYSWRSAEFCAAQCPSKSQYELCSSGCPRSCQKDCGTQCMEGCVCDEGYLMSGVECVPANQCGCTYEGQYYQQGQVFYPDVLCQNECTCNGTPSKKGLCTISGDPHYNTFDNTTYNFQGTCRYIAAEGCHLNGTELTPFSVAVENEKWYGLSFNPKVSVTKLVAVEVYGTVLMLCKNDINMVWVNGILTHLPLNLNNGAVKVYQEGQNDIIVTDFGLRVTYDLVYHVTITVPGTYSGRTCGLCGNFNNDKADEFQLQDGTITKDIQSFGAVWKVPVIGAVCEDGCIGDQCPRLCL, encoded by the exons ATGGGCAGTCTCTACTGCACCTTTGATGGCCATGACTACACCTTCACTGGCAACTGCACCTACACCTTTGCAAAGAACAGCCATGTTGATGAGACCCTCCCGGCCTTCGAGGTGGCGACCAAGAACCTGAACGAGGGCAGTGTGCAGGTCCCATCGGTGGAGACGGTCACTGTCAATGTTTACGGGATCAACATCGAGATAGTTCGCAATGAATATGGCATTGTTCGG gTGAACTATCACAAATGGCTTCTCCCGGTCAACTTGAACAACGGCCAGGTTAAGCTTTCCTTGAAAGGTCTGTATGTCGTCATGGAGACAGACTTTGGCCTGATCGTGCAGTACGACTGGGACCAGTACCTCGTCGTCACACTGCCAGGGAGTTTTTCCGGCAGTGTGTGTGGCCTGTGTGGCAACTTTAACAACAAAAAGGAAGATGACCTCACAACTCCCAGCGGTTCTGAGGCAAGCAGCATGTCAGAGCTGGGACAGAGCTGGATGGTTCCCG GTTGTCTACCTGACATTGACTCCAACCTCCTGAAAAGTAACTGCATGCTGGACCTCTGTAGGGGGGAAACTGTGAACACATATCTCTGCACCACTCTGCAAGGCTTCGCTGACGTCTGTCAGAGGGCTGGGGCCAAAGTAGGCTCCAGCTGGAGGACATCCACTCAATGCC CTACACCCAAGTGCCCAGAAAACAGCAACTATGAGTTCTGTGGGAATGGCTGTCCTGCTACATGTGCAGACCTTAACCCTCCTACAAAATGCAACTTCACTTGTGTGGAGACGTGTGTCTGTAAGGAGGGCTTTGTGCTAAGTGGCACCAAGTGTGTTCCCAAGGATCAGTGCGGCTGCGCATACGAGGGTCTCTATGTGGAGGCAGGAGCCTCCTTCTGGGGGGATGAGACCTGCACCAAACGCATCACATGCTCCACCGGTGGAAGTCTGTCCTCCAGTGAGACTAGCTGTCCCGCCGGGCAGCAGTGCCGAGTGGTGGAGGGGATCAGAGGCTGCAATCCTGTCAACGAGGCCACCTGCATGGTATCTGGGGACCCACATTTTGTGACCTTTGATGGGGAGCGCTTCAACTTCCAAGGCACTTGTTCATATGAGATGGCTGGAGTCTCCTCGAATCAAACCGACATGGAACATTTTAGTGTCATTTTGCAGAATAATGGTCAGGATAAGAAGATTGGATCCGTTGTCAAGTTGGTTGAGGTCCAAGTGAACGGGAACACCATCATCATTAGCAAAGATGACCCTGGCGCTGTTGTG GTCAATGGTTTGCGCTCCAACCTCCCAATGACGCTGAACAGCAATAAGCTCCATCTTTATATGAGTGGATGGTTTGCCGTAATCGAGATGGACTCCGGAGTGAAGGTGTACTACGACTGGAACAGTGTAGCATTCGTTACCGTTCCCAGTACATACATGGGTGCAATGCAAGGCCTTTGTGGCAATTACAACCTCAACCCCAAAGACGACATGCAGATGAAAGATGGCAAACAAGCAACCTCTTCTGAGGAGTTGGGTCAAAGCTGGAAAGTCGCCACGATCCCCGGCTGTGTAGACGGATGCAGCGGTCCCTGTCCCGGCTGCAACTCAACTCAGAAAGACACCTACAACAGCAACAGTTACTGTGGCCTCATCAGCGACCCTGCAGGCCCCTTCAGAGACTGCCAGGCCAAGGTGGACCCTGCCGGTTTCCTCAACGACTGCGTATATGATGTCTGTCTTTACCAGGGAGGTCAGAACATGCAGTGCAAGACTTTGACCGCTTACACAGCCGCCTGTCAGCTGCAAGGTGCCACAGTGTACTCCTGGAGGTCCGCTGAATTCTGTG CTGCCCAGTGTCCATCAAAAAGCCAGTATGAGCTCTGTAGCAGCGGCTGTCCCCGATCTTGTCAGAAGGACTGTGGAACTCAGTGTATGGAAGGATGTGTTTGTGATGAGGGTTACCTGATGAGTGGAGTTGAATGTGTGCCTGCCAACCAGTGTGGGTGCACATATGAGGGACAATACTACCAGCAAGGACAGGTCTTCTACCCTGACGTCCTTTGCCAGAACGAATGCACCTGCAACGGCACA CCATCGAAAAAAGGACTGTGTACCATCTCTGGTGATCCACATTACAACACCTTTGACAACACCACATATAACTTCCAAGGCACCTGCAGATACATCGCAGCTGAAGGATGCCACCTTAACGGCACCGAGCTCACCCCCTTCTCTGTGGCAGTGGAGAATGAGAAGTGGTATGGTTTGTCATTCAATCCCAAGGTGTCTGTGACCAAACTTGTAGCGGTAGAAGTTTACGGAACCGTTTTGATGCTTTGCAAGAACGACATTAACATGGTTTGG GTAAATGGGATCCTTACTCACCTTCCACTGAACCTCAACAACGGTGCAGTGAAGGTTTATCAGGAGGGGCAAAATGACATCATAGTGACCGACTTTGGCCTGAGGGTGACGTATGATCTGGTGTATCACGTCACAATCACTGTCCCTGGAACCTACAGTGGCAGAACCTGCGGTCTTTGTGGCAATTTCAACAACGACAAAGCAGATGAGTTCCAACTGCAAGACGGAACAATTACCAAAGATATTCAGAGCTTCGGAGCAGTTTGGAAAGTGCCCGTGATTGGAGCCGTCTGTGAAGATGGCTGCATCGGCGACCAGTGCCCC AGATTGTGTCTATGA